A genomic region of Streptomyces sp. NBC_00237 contains the following coding sequences:
- the folP gene encoding dihydropteroate synthase, with amino-acid sequence MGVVNVTPDSFSDGGRWFDTAAAVKRGLALVAEGADLVDVGGESTRPGASRVDAAEELKRVVPVVRGLVSEGVAVSVDTMRAAVAEQAVAAGAVLVNDVSGGLADPAMVPAVAATGAPFVVMHWRGFSENMNSLAVYDDVVAEVVAELRTRVDAVVAGGIDPQRIVVDPGLGFAKRAEHDLALLAHLGDLRALGFPLLVAASRKRFLGHVLAGEGAAPPPARERDAATAAVSAIAAHEGAWAVRVHEVRATADAVRVARAVAGARDPRTPNGPRSAHGPRTATPAAGPR; translated from the coding sequence ATGGGCGTCGTCAACGTCACGCCCGACTCCTTCTCCGACGGCGGCCGCTGGTTCGACACCGCCGCAGCCGTCAAGCGCGGCCTGGCCCTCGTCGCGGAGGGCGCCGACCTGGTCGACGTGGGCGGCGAGTCCACCCGCCCCGGAGCCAGCCGCGTCGACGCCGCCGAGGAGCTCAAGCGGGTCGTGCCCGTCGTGCGCGGCCTGGTCTCCGAGGGCGTCGCCGTCTCCGTGGACACCATGCGCGCCGCCGTCGCCGAGCAGGCCGTCGCCGCGGGCGCGGTCCTCGTCAACGACGTCAGCGGCGGCCTCGCCGACCCCGCCATGGTCCCCGCCGTCGCCGCCACCGGCGCCCCCTTCGTCGTCATGCACTGGCGCGGCTTCAGCGAGAACATGAACAGCCTCGCCGTGTACGACGACGTGGTCGCCGAGGTCGTGGCCGAACTCCGCACCCGGGTGGACGCCGTCGTCGCGGGCGGCATCGACCCGCAGCGCATCGTCGTCGACCCCGGCCTCGGCTTCGCCAAGCGGGCCGAGCACGACCTCGCGCTCCTCGCCCACCTGGGCGACCTGCGCGCCCTGGGCTTCCCGCTCCTGGTGGCCGCCTCCCGCAAGCGCTTCCTCGGCCACGTCCTGGCGGGCGAGGGCGCCGCCCCGCCGCCCGCCCGCGAGCGCGACGCCGCCACCGCCGCCGTCTCCGCCATCGCCGCCCACGAGGGCGCGTGGGCGGTCCGGGTGCACGAGGTACGGGCCACGGCGGACGCCGTACGGGTCGCCCGCGCCGTCGCGGGCGCACGCGACCCACGGACGCCGAACGGCCCACGGTCGGCACACGGCCCACGGACGGCCACCCCCGCGGCGGGCCCCCGGTGA